The Clostridioides sp. ES-S-0010-02 genome window below encodes:
- a CDS encoding sulfurtransferase: protein MKKRLLSLILCIAMIATLLVGCSNNNSNEASNKDANAEKVTADPVDTTKVFVSPKWVKSVIDGNQPESKNYVIAEGSWGATEQNEGYLKQHIPGAIHIDTDSLEYDNDEGVKDFDNYNIKPADVVEKVLLSNGITSDTTVILYGSDSGVDRIAFICLWAGVKNVKVMDGSIEAWKNAKYDVEKGAVEPKSQKEFGVKVPAHPEYVMDIKDVENKLKNDPNFRLVSIRSLEEFSGKTSGYNYIDKAGEPKGAVWGRAGTDASSMQDYMNEDGSYVDFDKVLGYFKDIDVTKDTNTAFYCGTGWRATIPWLMCYENGWKNITLFDGGWWQWQTQPNLPVQVGNPKDGDVKYTTVGELSTDKAKK, encoded by the coding sequence GTGAAAAAAAGGTTATTAAGTTTAATATTATGTATAGCTATGATTGCGACTTTATTAGTTGGGTGTTCAAACAACAATTCAAATGAAGCAAGTAATAAAGATGCTAATGCGGAAAAGGTTACAGCTGACCCAGTTGATACAACAAAAGTATTTGTATCACCTAAGTGGGTAAAAAGTGTTATTGATGGAAATCAACCAGAGTCTAAAAATTATGTTATTGCAGAAGGCTCATGGGGAGCAACTGAACAAAATGAAGGCTACTTGAAACAGCATATACCAGGAGCTATTCATATTGATACAGACTCTTTAGAATATGATAATGATGAAGGAGTAAAAGACTTTGATAACTACAATATCAAACCAGCAGATGTAGTTGAAAAAGTATTACTTAGCAATGGTATTACATCAGATACAACTGTTATACTATATGGTTCTGATTCAGGAGTAGATAGAATAGCATTCATTTGTCTTTGGGCTGGTGTTAAAAATGTTAAAGTTATGGATGGGAGTATTGAAGCATGGAAAAATGCAAAATATGATGTAGAAAAAGGAGCAGTAGAGCCAAAATCTCAAAAAGAGTTTGGTGTAAAAGTTCCAGCTCATCCAGAATATGTAATGGATATAAAAGATGTAGAAAATAAATTAAAAAATGACCCTAACTTTAGACTAGTAAGTATAAGAAGCTTAGAAGAGTTCTCTGGAAAAACAAGTGGTTACAATTATATTGATAAAGCTGGAGAGCCAAAGGGTGCTGTATGGGGGCGTGCAGGTACTGATGCAAGCAGTATGCAAGATTATATGAATGAAGATGGAAGCTATGTAGATTTTGATAAAGTATTAGGTTATTTTAAAGATATTGATGTGACAAAAGATACAAATACAGCATTTTATTGTGGAACTGGATGGAGAGCAACTATTCCTTGGTTAATGTGCTATGAAAATGGATGGAAAAACATCACTTTATTTGATGGTGGATGGTGGCAATGGCAAACACAACCTAATCTGCCAGTACAAGTAGGAAATCCTAAAGATGGGGATGTTAAGTATACAACTGTAGGTGAATTATCAACTGATAAAGCTAAAAAATAA
- a CDS encoding AEC family transporter: MENLILSINVVLPLFLTMSLGYVLKKLSLFDEHTLNKMNNVCFKSFLPLLLFFNIYNTDLNGSLNLKLMAVAIISIFSIFLLLVFIIPKIEKDNKTRGALIQGIFRSNFVIFGIPVTISLFGDKNIGVTSLLIAVIVPMFNVLSVIILEIFRGGKINIKHMIKGVLTNPLIIASVIGLIMLILNIKIPEFLHKTIGDISKIATPLSLIILGGSFSFSAIKGHIRPIILGVCGKLILIPAIFLPIGIFLGFRNVELASLMIMLSAPTAISSFTMAQQMNSDSELAGQIVVFTSAFSIITVFIIIFILKQNNLI; encoded by the coding sequence TTGGAAAATTTAATTCTATCTATAAATGTAGTTCTTCCTTTGTTTCTCACAATGTCACTTGGGTATGTTCTGAAAAAATTAAGTTTATTTGATGAACATACTTTAAATAAAATGAATAATGTTTGTTTCAAATCTTTCCTGCCATTACTATTATTTTTTAATATATACAATACGGATTTAAATGGTTCTCTTAACCTCAAACTTATGGCTGTAGCTATTATAAGTATTTTTTCAATCTTTTTACTCTTAGTTTTTATTATACCTAAGATTGAAAAAGATAATAAAACAAGAGGTGCATTAATACAAGGTATCTTTCGCAGTAATTTTGTTATATTTGGTATACCTGTAACAATCTCACTATTTGGTGATAAAAATATTGGGGTTACATCTTTATTAATTGCAGTTATTGTTCCTATGTTCAATGTATTATCAGTCATAATACTTGAGATTTTTAGAGGTGGTAAAATAAATATAAAGCACATGATTAAAGGTGTTTTAACAAATCCTCTCATAATAGCTTCTGTAATAGGATTGATAATGCTTATTTTAAATATTAAAATCCCTGAATTTTTACATAAAACCATTGGTGATATTTCCAAAATTGCTACTCCCCTATCACTTATAATTCTAGGTGGGTCTTTCAGCTTTTCTGCTATAAAAGGACATATAAGACCAATTATACTGGGGGTGTGCGGAAAACTTATTCTTATACCTGCTATATTTTTACCAATTGGCATTTTTCTTGGATTTAGAAATGTAGAATTAGCTTCACTTATGATAATGTTATCTGCTCCAACTGCTATTTCTTCATTTACAATGGCCCAACAGATGAATTCTGATAGTGAACTTGCTGGACAAATTGTAGTATTTACCTCTGCATTTTCCATAATCACAGTATTTATAATAATATTTATCTTAAAACAGAATAATCTTATTTAG
- a CDS encoding YbhB/YbcL family Raf kinase inhibitor-like protein yields the protein MKVTSTGIVNGVIEDKYGKRGNQFNKGGMPTYSLPLKFEDAPEHTVSFAVFLEDKDSVPVCGFAWIHWLAANITKDELKENESITATDFIQGTTSWHSKLGDIGRLEASVYGGMAPPDRPHVYEIHVFALDTTLNLEKGFYMNEFFEAMDGHILDRFTLKGSYSN from the coding sequence ATGAAAGTAACTAGTACAGGTATAGTAAACGGTGTTATAGAAGATAAATATGGAAAAAGAGGAAATCAATTTAATAAAGGTGGTATGCCTACATATTCATTACCTCTAAAATTTGAAGATGCTCCAGAGCATACAGTGTCCTTTGCTGTATTTTTAGAGGACAAAGATTCAGTTCCTGTATGTGGATTTGCATGGATACATTGGCTAGCTGCAAATATAACAAAAGATGAATTAAAGGAAAATGAAAGCATAACAGCTACTGATTTTATTCAAGGGACTACTAGTTGGCATAGTAAATTAGGTGATATTGGTAGATTAGAAGCTAGTGTTTATGGTGGTATGGCTCCTCCAGATAGACCACATGTTTATGAAATACATGTGTTTGCCCTTGATACTACTCTTAATCTTGAAAAGGGATTTTATATGAATGAGTTTTTTGAAGCCATGGATGGGCATATTTTAGATAGATTTACACTTAAAGGGAGTTATTCTAATTAA
- a CDS encoding helix-turn-helix transcriptional regulator, which produces MKLCEKYTCPLELTHDMIKGKWKSIILWRLRIGPTSLSKLEKEINGINQKMLLEQLKELIEFGLVDKKTYEGYPLKVEYSLTPIRGKQMLDALAIMQDIGINFMLENGKVSNLPLFTTGI; this is translated from the coding sequence TTGAAGCTTTGTGAAAAATATACATGTCCATTAGAACTAACACATGATATGATAAAAGGTAAATGGAAGTCTATTATATTATGGAGATTACGTATAGGTCCAACTTCTCTATCAAAACTAGAAAAAGAGATTAATGGAATCAACCAAAAAATGTTGCTTGAACAACTTAAAGAATTGATTGAATTTGGGCTGGTTGATAAAAAAACCTATGAAGGATATCCACTTAAAGTTGAATATTCACTTACACCTATTCGTGGAAAGCAGATGTTAGATGCTTTGGCTATAATGCAAGATATAGGAATTAATTTCATGCTAGAGAATGGTAAAGTAAGTAATTTACCATTATTTACAACTGGTATATAA
- a CDS encoding DNA alkylation repair protein — protein MEEVIAKIITIENGFKEIENIAKKIVKNNDSKKCYYLSIYLYRSEYYQVRELAVFILGFISIHISEALLFLKNNVSKDENWRVQEILAKSFDYYCSEVGYDKSLPVIKEWLSSDNPNIKRAVTEGLRVWTIRDYFKTNPTVAISLLSSLKDEDSEYLRKSVGNALRDISKKHPDLVKNELNSWDVSNKKVELVYKLASKRILAK, from the coding sequence TTGGAAGAAGTAATTGCAAAAATTATTACCATAGAAAATGGTTTTAAAGAAATCGAAAATATTGCTAAAAAAATTGTAAAAAATAATGACTCAAAGAAGTGTTATTATCTATCAATTTACTTATATAGATCAGAATACTATCAAGTAAGAGAATTAGCAGTGTTTATATTAGGCTTTATATCAATACATATTTCTGAAGCCTTATTATTTTTAAAAAACAATGTGAGTAAAGATGAAAACTGGAGAGTACAAGAAATATTAGCTAAATCATTTGATTATTATTGTAGTGAAGTTGGATATGATAAATCACTTCCTGTGATAAAAGAGTGGTTAAGTTCTGACAACCCAAATATAAAGAGAGCTGTAACAGAAGGGCTTAGAGTTTGGACTATCCGAGACTATTTTAAGACCAACCCCACTGTAGCTATATCATTGCTTTCTAGTTTAAAAGATGAGGACAGTGAATACTTAAGAAAATCTGTTGGAAATGCTCTCAGAGACATAAGTAAAAAACATCCAGATTTAGTAAAAAACGAATTAAACTCATGGGATGTTTCAAATAAAAAAGTTGAACTTGTATATAAACTTGCTTCAAAACGTATTTTGGCAAAATAA